One Algibacter sp. L3A6 genomic region harbors:
- a CDS encoding Lacal_2735 family protein, with product MNRVDSIKTDQHRLSQRYKELIEQAYNFRQTDSALSDISEYRAIKLLHKLNRLKYLIRDSNIYE from the coding sequence ATGAACCGAGTTGACAGTATTAAAACAGACCAGCACAGATTAAGCCAACGCTATAAAGAACTCATAGAGCAAGCTTATAATTTCCGCCAAACCGATTCCGCTTTAAGTGATATTTCAGAATATCGAGCTATAAAACTTCTCCATAAATTAAACCGATTAAAATACCTGATTAGAGATTCTAATATTTATGAATAG
- a CDS encoding DUF4197 domain-containing protein, translated as MIRKALVFLLIFNLTACAELQQVVSQLPQAGGALGTTEIASGLREALDLGIDKQVTKLTQTDGFFKNDLVKILLPEELQKVDKALRDIGLSSLADEGLKVLNRAAEDAVKEATPIFVDAVKDITFADAKNILLGSNDAATQYLTSKTQTALYDKFNPVIKSSFGKVGADQVWSNLITKYNALPFTSDVNPDLTDYVTGEALKGVFTMIAVEETEIRTKVSSRSTDLLKKVFALQD; from the coding sequence ATGATTCGCAAAGCACTCGTTTTCTTATTAATATTTAATCTTACGGCATGTGCCGAACTTCAACAAGTAGTTAGTCAACTACCACAAGCAGGTGGCGCATTAGGCACTACCGAAATAGCATCAGGCTTACGTGAAGCTCTAGATTTAGGTATTGACAAGCAAGTAACAAAACTAACACAAACCGATGGTTTCTTTAAAAACGATTTAGTTAAAATTTTATTACCAGAAGAATTACAAAAAGTAGACAAAGCCCTTAGAGACATAGGCTTAAGCAGCCTTGCAGACGAAGGTTTAAAAGTACTTAATAGAGCGGCAGAAGATGCTGTAAAAGAAGCAACTCCTATTTTTGTTGACGCTGTAAAAGACATTACGTTTGCAGATGCTAAAAACATTTTACTCGGTAGCAACGATGCTGCAACGCAGTATTTAACATCTAAAACACAAACAGCGCTTTACGATAAATTTAATCCTGTAATTAAAAGCTCGTTTGGAAAAGTAGGTGCCGATCAAGTATGGAGTAATTTAATTACTAAATACAACGCATTACCATTTACTAGTGATGTTAATCCAGATTTAACAGATTACGTAACAGGTGAAGCTTTAAAAGGTGTTTTTACAATGATTGCCGTTGAAGAAACTGAAATTAGAACTAAAGTATCTTCTAGATCTACAGATTTATTAAAAAAGGTTTTTGCTTTGCAAGACTAG
- a CDS encoding TlpA family protein disulfide reductase codes for MKIRKLVLCLLCVLTPMIFFGQIHISKNIKKSSIATTDENALYFVDFWATWCGPCIHVSKYLESLQQQFPKNFYILSLTQESAEVVNKFMVKHNTGLAVATDYEGETFALNNIASLPYGILFNADGQKLWEGHAADLKAYRIGGFLARNQKTIAVDDFFKLEEYKQEVAIENPIKRRRDFDFLEMEVDHSVSSGIQAVNRNGYLEIEGRLQDIMAYALHSNKAQIKISKEDNKYYKMYFEEGSKAFENKENSISKALKLRRKEYEKEGDVLVFNIDDAKFWDTNQIDWGINNSKYLIGDSDIQADNASVTDIAYQLSFLLETPIVFDKKFKNEELHDWQIHYKYFEFMSSNLGEYGIKVEKKVTTYPEYVYNKR; via the coding sequence ATGAAAATAAGAAAATTAGTACTTTGCTTGTTATGTGTTTTAACTCCAATGATTTTTTTTGGGCAAATACATATATCAAAGAACATTAAAAAATCTTCGATTGCAACCACGGATGAAAACGCGTTGTATTTTGTAGATTTTTGGGCAACATGGTGTGGCCCGTGTATTCATGTTTCTAAATATTTAGAATCGTTACAACAGCAGTTTCCTAAAAACTTTTACATTCTGTCTTTAACTCAAGAAAGTGCAGAAGTTGTAAATAAGTTTATGGTTAAACACAATACAGGTTTGGCCGTTGCCACAGATTATGAAGGCGAAACTTTTGCTTTAAACAATATTGCTAGTCTACCTTATGGTATTTTATTTAATGCTGATGGACAAAAACTATGGGAAGGGCATGCAGCCGATTTAAAGGCTTATAGAATTGGTGGTTTTTTAGCTAGAAATCAAAAAACTATTGCTGTTGATGATTTTTTTAAGCTAGAAGAATACAAACAAGAGGTCGCTATAGAGAACCCTATAAAGCGAAGAAGAGATTTCGATTTTCTAGAAATGGAAGTAGATCATAGTGTTAGTTCCGGAATTCAGGCTGTTAATAGAAATGGATATTTAGAGATTGAAGGGCGTTTACAAGATATTATGGCTTATGCGTTACATAGTAATAAAGCGCAAATTAAAATTTCTAAAGAAGATAATAAGTATTACAAGATGTATTTTGAAGAAGGCTCTAAAGCCTTTGAAAATAAAGAAAACAGTATTAGTAAAGCTTTAAAGTTACGCCGAAAGGAGTATGAAAAGGAAGGAGATGTATTGGTTTTTAATATTGATGATGCTAAGTTTTGGGATACTAACCAAATAGACTGGGGGATAAATAATTCTAAATATTTAATAGGCGATTCAGATATACAGGCAGATAACGCTTCTGTAACGGATATTGCTTATCAATTATCTTTTTTGTTAGAAACTCCCATTGTTTTTGATAAGAAGTTTAAAAATGAAGAGTTACATGATTGGCAAATTCATTACAAATATTTTGAGTTTATGTCTTCTAATCTTGGAGAATACGGAATAAAGGTAGAAAAGAAAGTTACAACATACCCAGAGTATGTTTACAATAAGCGTTAG